The following coding sequences lie in one Musa acuminata AAA Group cultivar baxijiao chromosome BXJ1-8, Cavendish_Baxijiao_AAA, whole genome shotgun sequence genomic window:
- the LOC103993516 gene encoding chloride channel protein CLC-c-like: MDHRESDEEVESSVGGVAPRDMESNASSFFDDEEMGIRDPLLRWQIGNTTSQLAVVGANVCPIESLDYEVVENDIYKEDWRSRKKEQIFQYVLLKWTFALLIGLATGLVGFFNNLAVENIAGFKWLLTSNLMLKHRYHEAFAVFAGCNASLAAAASALCAYLAPAAAGSGIPEVKAYLNGIDAHPILAPSTLFVKIFGSICGVSAGFVLGKEGPMVHTGACIASLLGQGGSRKYHLTWTWLRYFKNDRDRRDLITCGAAAGVAAAFRAPLGGVLFAYEEAASWWRSALLWRTFFTTAVVAVVLRTFVYFCRSGNCGLFGKGGLIMFDLSSNISAYGTPDLIAVVLLGVIGGVLGSLYNFLIDKTLRKYSIINERGVPFKILHAVAISLLTSCCSYGLPWLVKCTPCPPDILDQCPTIGRSGNYKNFLCPPNHYNDLASLFLNTNDDAIRNLFSGGTNNEFHISTLIIFFAGVYCLGIVTYGIAIPSGLFIPVILAGASYGRLVGTLLGPISKLDEGLFALLGAASFLGGTMRMTVSVCVILLELTNDLMILPFVMLVLLISKTVADCFNKGVYDQMVKLKGFPFMEAHAEPYMRNLKAGDVVSGPLITLAGVEKVGNIVHALKWTRHNGFPVVNEPPFSDARELCGLALKSHLLVLLKGKGFTKERVSTGAADVLRRFDPFDFAKAGSGKGVKLEELDIDDAEMEMYVDLHPIVNRSPYTVKETMSLAKAAVLFRELGLRHLCVVPKSPGGSPVAGILTRHDFMPEHILGRFPHLKNH; this comes from the exons ATGGATCACAGGGAGAGCGACGAGGAAGTGGAGAGCAGCGTGGGCGGGGTGGCGCCGAGGGATATGGAGAGTAACGCGTCGAGCTTCTTCGACGACGAGGAGATGGGCATAAGGGATCCCCTGCTCCGTTGGCAGATCGGGAATACCACGTCGCAGCTCGCCGTCGTCGGCGCCAACGTCTGCCCCATCGAGAGCTTGGACTACGA GGTTGTGGAGAATGACATATATAAAGAAGACTGGAGATCAAGGAAAAAGGAACAGATATTTCAATATGTACTTCTCAAATGGACCTTCGCACTTCTTATAGGCTTGGCTACTGGGCTAGTTGGATTCTTCAACAACCTTGCTGTTGAGAACATAGCTGGATTTAAGTGGTTGCTGACAAGTAATCTCATGCTCAAGCACAG GTATCATGAAGCATTTGCTGTGTTTGCTGGCTGTAATGCAAGTCTGGCAGCAGCTGCCTCTGCCTTATGTGCTTATCTTGCTCCTGCAGCAGCTGGATCTGGCATACCCGAAGTGAAAGCTTACCTAAATGGCATTGATGCTCATCCAATTCTGGCTCCTAGCACACTGTTTGTAAAG ATATTTGGCTCCATATGTGGTGTCTCTGCTGGATTTGTGTTGGGTAAGGAAGGGCCTATGGTACATACTGGGGCATGCATAGCATCCCTACTTGGTCAGGGTGGATCACGCAAGTACCACCTGACATGGACATGGCTCAGATACTTCAAGaacgatcgggatcgtcgagatcTGATAACCTGTGGAGCGGCTGCAGGCGTGGCAGCTGCCTTCAGAGCCCCCTTGGGTGGGGTCCTCTTTGCTTACGAGGAAGCAGCATCCTG GTGGCGAAGTGCTCTGCTTTGGAGGACATTTTTCACGACAGCTGTAGTTGCTGTGGTCTTGAGAACCTTCGTATATTTCTGCCGCAGTGGAAACTGTGGGCTCTTTGGGAAAGGAGGATTGATAATGTTTGACCTCAGCTCGAACATTAGTGCCTATGGAACACCAGATCTGATAGCAGTAGTTCTTCTTGGAGTcattggtggtgttttgggaagtCTATACAACTTTCTTATAGACAAGACACTTCGCAAATATAGCATCATCAATGA GAGAGGAGTTCCATTTAAGATCCTTCACGCAGTGGCTATCTCACTCTTGACTTCTTGCTGCTCATATGGACTTCCTTGGCTGGTCAAATGCACGCCATGTCCTCCAGATATCTTGGATCAGTGCCCAACCATTGGTCGCTCAGGCAACTACAAGAACTTCCTGTGTCCACCAAACCACTACAATGACCTTGCTTCCCTCTTTCTCAACACCAACGATGATGCCATCCGTAACCTTTTCAGTGGTGGCACTAACAATGAGTTCCATATTTCCACTCTCATCATCTTTTTCGCGGGAGTTTATTGTCTTGGCATTGTTACTTACGGCATTGCAATCCCTTCTGGCCTCTTCATCCCAGTCATATTGGCTGGAGCCTCCTATGGTCGACTGGTGGGGACTCTTCTTGGTCCTATCTCTAAACTAGATGAAGGTCTCTTTGCCCTCCTTGGTGCAGCTTCTTTTCTTGGTGGAACTATGAGAATGACAGTCTCAGTTTGCGTTATACTTCTTGAGCTCACCAACGATCTTATGATCCTCCCCTTCGTAATGCTTGTTCTCCTCATATCTAAAACTGTTGCTGATTGCTTCAACAAAGGGGTCTATGATCAAATGGTGAAGTTGAAAGGTTTCCCTTTCATGGAGGCTCATGCTGAGCCTTACATGAGGAACTTGAAGGCCGGCGACGTGGTGTCAGGCCCACTCATCACCCTTGCTGGGGTTGAAAAGGTGGGAAATATAGTTCATGCTTTAAAATGGACACGTCATAATGGATTTCCTGTAGTTAATGAACCACCTTTCTCTGATGCACGAGAGTTGTGTGGTCTTGCATTAAAGTCACATCTGCTTGTGCTGCTCAAGGGAAAGGGATTTACAAAGGAGAGAGTGTCAACTGGTGCAGCAGATGTTTTGCGGAGATTTGATCCATTTGACTTTGCTAAGGCAGGATCTGGAAAGGGTGTGAAGCTGGAAGAATTAGATATTGATGACGCAGAGATGGAAATGTATGTAGACCTCCACCCAATTGTCAATAGATCACCATACACAGTGAAAGAGACGATGTCTCTGGCAAAGGCTGCAGTTCTTTTCAGAGAGCTCGGACTTAGGCACCTGTGTGTTGTGCCAAAGTCTCCAGGG GGGTCTCCAGTTGCAGGGATTCTTACTCGACATGATTTCATGCCAGAGCACATTCTTGGACGTTTTCCTCACCTCAAGAACCACTAG
- the LOC135582496 gene encoding uncharacterized protein LOC135582496 isoform X1, whose translation MTPNVAGQFGDTTYTKIFVGGLAWETQSDTMRNYFEQFGEILEAVVITDKSTGRSKGYGFVTFREPAAAMRACVDPSPVIDGRRANCNLASLGAHRSTPTTPPHGGNRSLRMVKSFHTGYQGGMAAAFASPASFPHYAVQQGAPYGLYGYSPYSSEYSYPMSYYNVFGGATAQYPVHGSAAGTVTGTTAFYPYFQFGQGGGGGATVGHGYSIPYPPILHYSAVASTTTGLTGFMQHLGGPLSIPPSPPAQPGMTVALTAPALPSPAGYHHCA comes from the exons ATGACTCCAAACGTAGCAGGTCAGTTTGGAGACACCACTTACACCAAGATCTTTGTTGGAGGCCTGGCTTGGGAGACCCAAAGTGACACAATGAGGAACTACTTCGAGCAGTTTGGGGAGATCCTGGAGGCCGTCGTGATCACTGACAAGAGCACCGGAAGATCCAAAGGATATGGGTTT GTGACCTTCCGTGAGCCGGCGGCTGCGATGAGAGCCTGTGTCGATCCTTCGCCGGTGATCGATGGGAGGAGGGCTAACTGCAATCTCGCTTCGCTTGGTGCTCACCGATCCACGCCTACAACACCCCCACATG GAGGAAACAGAAGTCTAAGGATGGTCAAATCTTTTCATACAGGATACCAAGGTGGGATGGCTGCAGCTTTTGCTTCTCCTGCCTCCTTCCCTCATTATGCCGTCCAGCAAGGTGCCCCATATGGTCTCTATGG GTACTCTCCATACTCCTCTGAATACAGCTACCCGATG AGTTATTACAATGTCTTTGGAGGTGCAACTGCGCAATATCCAGTTCATGGTTCAGCGGCAGGAACGGTGACAGGAACCACTGCCTTCTACCCATACTTCCAGTTCGGgcagggcggcggcggcggcgctacAGTCGGACACGGCTACAGCATTCCATATCCTCCGATTCTCCATTATTCAGCAGTGGCCTCGACGACGACGGGATTGACGGGGTTCATGCAGCATCTCGGAGGGCCATTGTCCATTCCACCCAGTCCTCCTGCACAACCAG GCATGACTGTGGCTCTCACAGCTCCAGCCCTGCCATCTCCGGCCGGCTACCACCACTGCGCCTGA
- the LOC135582496 gene encoding uncharacterized protein LOC135582496 isoform X2: MTPNVAGQFGDTTYTKIFVGGLAWETQSDTMRNYFEQFGEILEAVVITDKSTGRSKGYGFVTFREPAAAMRACVDPSPVIDGRRANCNLASLGAHRSTPTTPPHGYQGGMAAAFASPASFPHYAVQQGAPYGLYGYSPYSSEYSYPMSYYNVFGGATAQYPVHGSAAGTVTGTTAFYPYFQFGQGGGGGATVGHGYSIPYPPILHYSAVASTTTGLTGFMQHLGGPLSIPPSPPAQPGMTVALTAPALPSPAGYHHCA; this comes from the exons ATGACTCCAAACGTAGCAGGTCAGTTTGGAGACACCACTTACACCAAGATCTTTGTTGGAGGCCTGGCTTGGGAGACCCAAAGTGACACAATGAGGAACTACTTCGAGCAGTTTGGGGAGATCCTGGAGGCCGTCGTGATCACTGACAAGAGCACCGGAAGATCCAAAGGATATGGGTTT GTGACCTTCCGTGAGCCGGCGGCTGCGATGAGAGCCTGTGTCGATCCTTCGCCGGTGATCGATGGGAGGAGGGCTAACTGCAATCTCGCTTCGCTTGGTGCTCACCGATCCACGCCTACAACACCCCCACATG GATACCAAGGTGGGATGGCTGCAGCTTTTGCTTCTCCTGCCTCCTTCCCTCATTATGCCGTCCAGCAAGGTGCCCCATATGGTCTCTATGG GTACTCTCCATACTCCTCTGAATACAGCTACCCGATG AGTTATTACAATGTCTTTGGAGGTGCAACTGCGCAATATCCAGTTCATGGTTCAGCGGCAGGAACGGTGACAGGAACCACTGCCTTCTACCCATACTTCCAGTTCGGgcagggcggcggcggcggcgctacAGTCGGACACGGCTACAGCATTCCATATCCTCCGATTCTCCATTATTCAGCAGTGGCCTCGACGACGACGGGATTGACGGGGTTCATGCAGCATCTCGGAGGGCCATTGTCCATTCCACCCAGTCCTCCTGCACAACCAG GCATGACTGTGGCTCTCACAGCTCCAGCCCTGCCATCTCCGGCCGGCTACCACCACTGCGCCTGA